A region from the Lolium perenne isolate Kyuss_39 chromosome 4, Kyuss_2.0, whole genome shotgun sequence genome encodes:
- the LOC127294125 gene encoding probable L-type lectin-domain containing receptor kinase S.5 has protein sequence MACIQIGGVEAKKLLPLLPVPCRSCRSTTVILGVRLIIILCSLLSCSNAQSCKSSGSNLALADSSLTWITVDYDRVNQGYLFLTDSGTLLLDTQSAIPQEETLSSYRNGTSSNSPGLYLPWGYIWYGGIFRLSFNMGGVHYEPDNQTPASRSSSLVVAILPAYDFSGNGNQNRDMSIVLPPDSWSQQNTSGSGSGSSQMGSCTWPLYAAASTACVQISVEPGRNSVVEAFLAYDPLGKRLSVSVGDAARNPEAPYAVATSMAFDLGEMLAGDRVRGQIGLFSSVGQLAQLQSWNLTVHRPLPKQSSQKWVVVLSSVLGSVAATLVAATAVYCYLNSKYRRWKKELDELAKTMQSLPGVPMHIDFADIKKATDNFDDAMKLGRGGFGAVYGCVLPAAASRTGQAIKVAIKKFTRELQDHRYQDFLAEVSVINRLRHKNVVPLVGWSYNKGEPLLIYEYMKNGSLDQHLFPNGGFGRGRQQNDAAIGQWDTRYGIVRDIATGLHYLHHEHEPMVLHRDIKASNVMLDSTFCARLGDFGIACTVAADRSSITGIAGTIGYIAPESFYNFKAARQTDIYAFGVLILEVVSGKKSSDVPAEDGHISLWARRLHREGTLLEALDGMFVSGKDQPHVVEEAKRLLLLGMACTSLNPSSRPSMTDVLQVIGKLAPPPDVSLEQPTLPWLPAGEWSSVSSEDGTAVIANNQDGSSESTTEIELHHRKNIWECSNPSFRSTNGNLP, from the exons ATGGCCTGCATACAGATAGGAGGAGTAGAGGCTAAAAAGCTTCTTCCGCTGCTACCTGTTCCATGTCGATCCTGCCGCAGCACCACGGTCATCTTAGGGGTACGCCTGATCATCATCCTGTGCTCTCTGCTTTCCTGCTCCAACGCGCAGTCATGCAAATCCTCCGGCTCCAACCTTGCTCTGGCGGACAGTAGTCTCACCTGGATAACCGTTGACTACGATCGAGTGAACCAAGGTTATCTGTTCCTCACGGATTCAGGTACCTTGCTGCTAGATACACAGAGCGCCATCCCTCAAGAAGAGACACTCAGCTCGTACAGAAATGGTACGTCTTCAAACTCGCCTGGGCTGTACCTTCCATGGGGATATATCTGGTACGGGGGAATCTTCAGGCTTAGCTTCAACATGGGCGGCGTCCACTACGAGCCGGACAACCAGACGCCGGCGAGTAGGAGTAGCAGCCTGGTCGTGGCCATACTACCCGCGTACGACTTCAGTGGCAATGGCAACCAGAACCGTGATATGTCCATAGTACTACCACCCGACTCATGGAGCCAACAAAACACATCTGGATCTGGTTCTGGTTCTTCGCAGATGGGTTCATGTACATGGCCTCTGTACGCTGCCGCGAGTACTGCCTGTGTGCAGATTTCTGTAGAGCCGGGGAGGAACTCCGTAGTAGAAGCTTTCCTTGCATACGACCCTCTTGGGAAACGGTTGTCGGTCAGCGTCGGTGACGCTGCACGGAACCCAGAGGCTCCCTACGCCGTCGCCACCTCCATGGCCTTCGACTTGGGAGAAATGCTGGCGGGGGACCGAGTAAGAGGCCAAATTGGTCTTTTCTCCTCGGTCGGGCAGCTCGCTCAGCTCCAGAGCTGGAACTTGACGGTCCACCGGCCTCTCCCCAAGCAAAGTTCCCAAAAGTGGGTCGTTGTACTGTCCTCGGTGCTGGGCTCTGTAGCTGCGACTCTTGTCGCGGCTACCGCTGTGTACTGCTATCTCAACTCGAAATACAGACGGTGGAAGAAGGAGCTGGACGAGCTGGCCAAGACTATGCAGAGCCTCCCCGGTGTGCCGATGCACATCGACTTCGCAGACATCAAGAAGGCCACCGACAACTTTGACGACGCGATGAAGCTTGGGCGAGGCGGATTTGGGGCCGTCTACGGATGCGTTCTTCCTGCTGCTGCTTCAAGGACGGGGCAAGCAATCAAGGTGGCCATCAAGAAGTTCACGCGGGAACTCCAGGACCACCGCTACCAAGACTTCCTCGCGGAGGTCAGCGTCATCAACCGTCTGCGGCACAAGAACGTTGTCCCACTTGTCG GCTGGTCCTACAACAAAGGAGAGCCCCTGCTTATATACGAGTACATGAAGAATGGTAGCTTGGACCAGCATCTGTTCCCGAATGGTGGCTTTGGCCGGGGGCGGCAGCAGAATGATGCAGCTATTGGGCAATGGGACACCCGCTACGGCATTGTCAGGGATATAGCTACAGGTCTGCACTACCTTCATCACGAGCACGAGCCAATGGTGCTGCACCGTGACATCAAGGCAAGCAATGTCATGCTCGACTCCACCTTCTGTGCTCGCCTTGGTGACTTCGGTATCGCCTGCACAGTCGCTGCAGACAGGAGCTCCATCACCGGCATCGCCGGAACCATTGGCTACATAGCTCCAGAGAGCTTCTATAACTTCAAGGCCGCACGACAGACTGACATATATGCATTTGGGGTGCTTATCCTTGAGGTGGTTTCTGGCAAGAAGAGTTCAGACGTCCCAGCGGAGGATGGCCACATCAGTCTCTGGGCGCGGCGCCTTCACCGGGAGGGTACGCTACTGGAGGCCTTAGATGGTATGTTTGTCTCAGGGAAGGATCAACCTCATGTTGTGGAGGAGGCCAAACGTTTACTGCTGCTCGGCATGGCTTGCACCAGCCTCAACCCGTCAAGTCGCCCAAGCATGACGGATGTACTTCAGGTCATCGGCAAGTTGGCGCCACCGCCAGACGTGTCCCTTGAGCAACCAACACTACCGTGGCTGCCAGCAGGAGAGTGGTCTTCAGTCAGCTCTGAAGACGGTACAGCAGTAATAGCTAACAATCAAGATGGGAGTTCAGAAAGCACGACCGAGATTGAGCTGCATCACAGGAAAAACATATGGGAATGTAGCAACCCATCCTTCAGGTCAACAAATGGCAATCTTCCTTAG